One segment of Virgibacillus doumboii DNA contains the following:
- a CDS encoding deoxynucleoside kinase: MNLRDKYQIPHDSIITIAGTVGVGKSTMTKALANALKFKTSFEKVETNPYLGKFYDDFERWSFHLQIYFLAERFKEQKKIFEYGGGFIQDRSIYEDTGIFAKMHYENGTMSKTDFETYTNLFEAMVMTPYFPHPDLLIYLEGTFDEVLERIQLRGREMEKNTPIAYWEEMYNRYENWIDNFNSCPILRINISDYDLLHQEDSIEPILEKIGRAIQQSRKWKTRELIR; the protein is encoded by the coding sequence ATGAATTTACGTGATAAATACCAGATTCCGCACGACAGCATCATAACGATTGCCGGTACCGTTGGAGTCGGAAAATCAACGATGACAAAGGCGCTCGCCAATGCCCTGAAATTTAAAACGTCCTTTGAAAAAGTTGAGACAAATCCGTACCTGGGAAAGTTTTATGATGATTTTGAACGGTGGAGCTTTCATCTGCAAATTTACTTTCTGGCCGAACGCTTTAAGGAACAGAAAAAGATTTTTGAATATGGCGGCGGGTTCATCCAGGATCGTTCCATCTATGAGGATACTGGTATTTTTGCAAAGATGCACTATGAAAATGGTACAATGTCAAAAACAGATTTTGAAACATATACGAACCTGTTTGAAGCGATGGTCATGACCCCATACTTCCCGCATCCGGATCTGTTAATTTATCTGGAGGGTACTTTTGACGAAGTTCTGGAACGTATTCAATTACGCGGCAGGGAAATGGAGAAAAATACACCAATTGCTTATTGGGAAGAAATGTACAACCGCTATGAAAATTGGATCGATAACTTTAATTCATGTCCGATATTGCGGATTAATATTTCCGATTATGATTTGCTCCATCAGGAAGACTCGATTGAACCGATTTTGGAAAAGATCGGTCGTGCTATTCAGCAATCACGCAAATGGAAAACGAGAGAACTTATACGTTAA
- a CDS encoding aldo/keto reductase has product MAEKVELGNTGLHVHPIGLGANKIGHENKETNTEYGGKIITEAIEHGLNFIDTAFMYGNGLSEEIIGKTLKDNGHRNDVVLATKGSNRYQGDKMVHDNTPAFLNKTVDESLKRLQTDVIDLFYIHFPDDDTPKYEAVGALQRLREAGKIRAIGVSNFSMEQLREANQDGCLDVVQGHYNLLHRSAEKELFPYLLENNISFVPYFPFASGLLAGKYNKDTVLSDYLKKKAQFQGDTYLKNLEKVDYLHTIADKHGVAPAHVVLAYYLTRKPIDTVIPGARNGEQVIDNLRAAEVNLSAEDIKMIEEVFPVEEP; this is encoded by the coding sequence ATGGCTGAAAAAGTGGAATTAGGAAATACCGGCTTACATGTGCATCCAATTGGTCTGGGCGCCAATAAAATTGGACATGAAAACAAGGAAACAAACACAGAATACGGCGGCAAAATTATTACGGAAGCTATTGAGCATGGACTAAATTTCATTGATACGGCTTTCATGTATGGGAATGGGCTGTCTGAAGAGATTATCGGTAAAACATTAAAAGATAATGGTCATCGAAATGATGTTGTGTTGGCAACGAAAGGGTCCAATCGCTATCAAGGGGATAAAATGGTTCATGATAATACACCTGCATTTCTGAACAAGACAGTGGATGAAAGTCTGAAGCGTCTGCAGACAGATGTGATTGATTTGTTCTACATTCATTTCCCGGATGATGATACGCCGAAATATGAAGCTGTCGGTGCACTGCAGCGTTTGCGGGAAGCCGGAAAAATCCGGGCAATCGGGGTATCCAATTTTTCGATGGAACAGTTGAGAGAAGCCAATCAGGATGGCTGCCTGGATGTTGTCCAGGGGCATTATAATCTGCTGCATCGTTCTGCGGAAAAAGAACTGTTCCCTTATTTGCTTGAAAATAATATATCCTTTGTTCCGTATTTTCCTTTTGCATCAGGTCTGTTGGCAGGGAAATACAACAAAGATACGGTCCTTTCCGATTATTTGAAGAAAAAAGCGCAATTCCAGGGTGATACTTATCTCAAAAACCTGGAAAAAGTGGACTATCTGCATACAATTGCAGATAAACATGGGGTTGCGCCGGCACATGTGGTACTAGCTTACTATCTAACCCGTAAGCCGATTGATACGGTTATACCGGGGGCGCGAAATGGTGAGCAGGTTATTGATAATTTAAGAGCTGCGGAAGTGAATTTATCAGCGGAAGATATCAAGATGATTGAAGAAGTTTTCCCCGTTGAGGAACCCTGA
- the tnpA gene encoding IS200/IS605 family transposase: protein MNDYRRNNTTVSLINYHFVFCPRYRRKIFLRADVEERFKQLVREICERLGIVIVALECDKDHTHMFLNALPTLSPANIMAKIKGVTSKKLREEFPHLQHLPSLWTRSYFVSTAGNVSSKTIKRYVDQQKTRG from the coding sequence ATGAATGATTATAGAAGAAACAACACAACCGTATCATTAATTAACTATCATTTCGTTTTTTGCCCTCGATATAGAAGGAAAATATTCCTTCGTGCTGATGTGGAAGAACGTTTTAAGCAGTTGGTAAGAGAAATATGTGAAAGACTTGGAATTGTTATTGTTGCTTTAGAGTGTGACAAAGACCATACACATATGTTTCTTAATGCATTGCCAACACTTAGTCCAGCTAATATCATGGCGAAAATCAAAGGAGTGACTTCTAAAAAACTGAGAGAGGAGTTTCCTCATCTTCAGCATTTGCCAAGTCTTTGGACACGTTCCTATTTTGTATCCACCGCAGGAAATGTATCGAGTAAAACCATTAAGCGCTATGTTGACCAACAAAAAACAAGGGGGTAA
- a CDS encoding GNAT family N-acetyltransferase, producing the protein MITEEEKFDYVKETERLVLRPLQKYDYENWLNEFENRHPSQHRHDKGKMDMRECTREWFADLVDRHQNLALTDTAYIFGVFRREDGIHLGFVDFSTLERGDFQWGRIGYSIHNQYWGKGYGKEAVKEALDIAFSYLKFHRIEAHINVDNPASINLAESVRMEYECTRKGFIYEFGGWTDNLIYFMNSFDV; encoded by the coding sequence TTGATAACAGAGGAAGAAAAGTTTGATTATGTTAAAGAAACAGAACGATTAGTATTAAGACCATTACAGAAATATGATTATGAGAATTGGCTGAATGAATTTGAAAACCGTCATCCATCCCAGCATCGCCATGACAAGGGTAAAATGGATATGCGTGAATGTACAAGGGAATGGTTTGCTGACCTGGTAGATAGACACCAGAATTTAGCATTAACGGATACTGCTTATATTTTTGGTGTTTTTAGACGAGAAGATGGTATCCATTTAGGTTTTGTTGATTTCTCAACCTTGGAAAGGGGAGATTTCCAATGGGGCAGAATTGGTTATTCCATCCATAATCAATATTGGGGAAAAGGGTATGGCAAAGAAGCGGTAAAAGAAGCACTGGATATTGCATTTAGTTATTTAAAATTTCATCGTATAGAAGCCCACATTAATGTTGATAATCCCGCTTCAATCAATTTGGCAGAGAGTGTGCGGATGGAATATGAATGTACACGAAAAGGATTTATATATGAATTTGGCGGGTGGACAGATAATCTGATTTATTTTATGAATTCTTTTGATGTTTAA
- a CDS encoding RNA-guided endonuclease TnpB family protein — MSQTITVKIKLLPTRAQSSILYEMSQTYISIINTLVSEMVKEKKNTKKSSKDIIIPLPSAVKNQAIKDAKSVFKKAKRNKYEVVPILKKPVCIWNNQNYSFDSTHISMPIMVDGKVKKTPIRALLIDKENRNLDLLKHKLGTLRITKKSGKWIAQISITLPTLEKKGAKTMGVDLGLKVPAVAVTDNEKVRFFGNGRQNKYIKRKFRSERKILGKNKKLSAIRSSKDKEQRWMKDQDHKVSRAIINFAKENNISVIRLEQLANIRQTTRNSRKNEKNLHAWSFYRLSQFIEYKAKLEGIKVEYVNPAYTSQTCPKCSEKNKAQDRKYKCKCGFEKHRDLVGAMNIRYAPVIDGSSQSA; from the coding sequence TTGTCGCAAACCATAACAGTTAAAATTAAACTACTTCCAACCAGAGCACAGTCTTCTATTTTGTATGAGATGAGCCAAACGTACATCTCTATCATCAATACACTTGTATCTGAAATGGTAAAGGAAAAGAAAAACACCAAGAAATCAAGCAAAGACATTATTATTCCTCTACCCAGCGCAGTGAAAAACCAAGCAATTAAAGACGCTAAAAGTGTTTTCAAAAAAGCAAAGAGAAATAAATACGAAGTTGTTCCCATTTTAAAGAAGCCTGTCTGTATTTGGAACAATCAAAACTATTCCTTTGACTCCACCCATATATCAATGCCGATTATGGTTGATGGAAAAGTAAAGAAAACACCGATTCGTGCCTTATTGATTGATAAAGAAAACCGTAATTTAGATTTGCTTAAACACAAATTAGGTACACTGCGCATAACAAAAAAGTCAGGCAAATGGATTGCTCAAATTTCGATCACCCTCCCTACACTCGAAAAAAAAGGAGCAAAGACTATGGGGGTAGACCTGGGATTAAAGGTTCCTGCTGTTGCTGTAACTGACAATGAAAAGGTACGCTTTTTTGGAAATGGCCGACAAAACAAATACATAAAACGTAAATTTCGTTCGGAACGCAAAATACTAGGTAAAAATAAAAAGTTAAGTGCCATCCGTAGTTCCAAAGATAAAGAGCAACGTTGGATGAAAGACCAAGACCATAAGGTTAGTCGTGCAATTATAAACTTTGCTAAAGAAAATAATATTTCTGTCATTCGCTTAGAACAGTTGGCGAATATTAGGCAGACGACAAGAAATAGTCGTAAAAACGAAAAGAACTTGCACGCATGGTCATTTTATCGCCTATCACAATTCATTGAATACAAAGCAAAGTTGGAAGGCATCAAAGTTGAATATGTAAATCCTGCCTACACCAGTCAAACATGCCCAAAGTGTTCTGAAAAGAATAAGGCGCAAGACAGAAAATACAAGTGTAAATGCGGATTCGAGAAACATCGTGATTTAGTCGGTGCAATGAATATTCGTTATGCACCTGTGATTGATGGTAGTAGTCAATCAGCCTAA
- the proC gene encoding pyrroline-5-carboxylate reductase → MDKKVAFIGAGSMAEAIISGIVHQEILRKEQIVVTNKSDKERIDRLKRRYQIQSIQDKEKVAADADIVILATKPYDLEPAVQSIQAYLKPDQLIISVIAGISTEYITSLIGSNAPVIRAMPNTSASIGYSATALSAGKFAGDEHMAEAQALFESIGSTVMVDEADMHTVTGVSGSGPAYIYYFVEAMEQAAVEAGLDKETAKALVAQTVVGAGEMLKQTGEAAGDLREKVTSPGGTTQAGLEALAADGFQDAIKNCVKSARERSIELGEKK, encoded by the coding sequence ATGGATAAAAAAGTTGCCTTTATTGGTGCAGGTTCCATGGCTGAAGCGATTATTTCCGGTATCGTTCACCAGGAAATTTTACGAAAGGAACAAATTGTTGTAACAAATAAAAGTGATAAGGAACGCATTGACCGGCTGAAACGCCGCTATCAGATTCAAAGTATCCAGGACAAAGAGAAAGTTGCGGCAGATGCCGATATCGTAATTTTAGCGACAAAACCGTATGACTTGGAACCAGCCGTCCAATCGATTCAGGCATATTTGAAACCGGACCAGCTGATTATTTCCGTTATTGCCGGGATTTCAACCGAGTACATTACATCGTTAATCGGGTCCAATGCGCCTGTGATTCGGGCAATGCCAAACACATCAGCCTCAATTGGCTACTCGGCAACTGCATTATCTGCCGGTAAATTTGCCGGCGATGAACACATGGCAGAGGCTCAGGCATTATTTGAATCGATTGGATCTACTGTAATGGTGGACGAAGCCGATATGCACACGGTAACAGGAGTTTCCGGAAGCGGTCCCGCCTATATTTATTATTTTGTCGAGGCGATGGAACAGGCTGCTGTTGAAGCAGGTTTGGATAAAGAAACTGCCAAGGCACTGGTTGCACAAACCGTTGTCGGTGCAGGTGAAATGCTTAAACAGACAGGTGAAGCAGCAGGAGATCTGCGGGAAAAAGTCACCAGTCCCGGTGGAACTACGCAGGCAGGTCTTGAAGCTTTAGCTGCGGATGGATTTCAGGATGCTATTAAGAATTGTGTAAAAAGCGCACGGGAACGTTCCATTGAATTAGGGGAGAAGAAGTGA
- a CDS encoding tetratricopeptide repeat protein translates to MEKELHGAIDLRKNGNYEESNKLLKKLTNDFPENASVNYQCAWSFDLLGEEAKAAPFYEKAIDLGLPSEEMEGAILGLGSTYRTLGEYEKSKSTLRKGIKLFPENRAIQVFYSMTLYNLNENSRAMELILKCLTDTTTDSKILGYKKAIDFYSDKLDQVWK, encoded by the coding sequence ATGGAAAAAGAATTACATGGGGCTATTGATTTAAGAAAAAATGGAAACTATGAAGAATCCAACAAATTGTTGAAGAAACTCACAAATGATTTTCCTGAGAATGCATCGGTTAACTATCAATGTGCCTGGAGTTTTGATTTATTGGGAGAGGAAGCGAAGGCAGCACCCTTTTACGAGAAGGCGATTGATTTGGGACTTCCTTCTGAAGAAATGGAAGGTGCTATACTGGGATTGGGCAGTACATACAGAACATTAGGAGAATATGAAAAGTCGAAAAGTACGCTTCGAAAAGGAATCAAATTGTTTCCGGAAAATCGGGCGATTCAAGTATTCTATTCCATGACCTTATATAATCTAAACGAGAATAGCAGAGCGATGGAATTAATATTAAAGTGCCTGACAGATACGACTACAGACAGTAAAATATTAGGCTATAAAAAAGCAATAGACTTTTATTCTGATAAACTGGATCAAGTTTGGAAGTAG
- a CDS encoding GNAT family N-acetyltransferase, producing the protein MIETERCLIKPFEQSDFTDVKKLYVNHKVRKYLGGIRPEDAVEESLHGMLQSGDNSFYWVVKEKQSGDFIGLVSLDPHHEGDDLEISYQFLPEWWGAGYATEVVQKLIHYAFDELNLSRVIAETQTANTGSSRLLERAGMKRKKTIMRFGAEQAVYCIENFFMKE; encoded by the coding sequence TTGATTGAAACAGAAAGATGTTTGATTAAACCCTTTGAGCAATCTGATTTTACGGATGTGAAAAAATTATATGTAAATCACAAAGTTAGAAAGTACCTTGGGGGCATACGACCTGAAGATGCCGTTGAGGAGTCATTACATGGGATGCTGCAATCAGGTGATAACTCTTTTTACTGGGTTGTTAAAGAGAAACAATCGGGAGATTTTATTGGGTTGGTTTCTCTTGACCCCCACCACGAAGGTGATGACTTGGAAATCTCCTATCAATTTTTACCAGAGTGGTGGGGAGCTGGTTATGCGACTGAAGTTGTTCAAAAGCTCATTCATTATGCTTTTGATGAATTAAACCTTTCCAGAGTTATTGCAGAAACACAAACCGCAAATACCGGTTCATCCAGATTATTGGAGCGAGCTGGTATGAAACGCAAAAAGACTATTATGCGGTTCGGTGCTGAACAGGCGGTTTATTGCATAGAAAACTTTTTCATGAAGGAATAA
- a CDS encoding type 1 glutamine amidotransferase domain-containing protein, producing the protein MGKKIATVLTNMFEDVEYTEPAKAFKDAGHEVITIGSEKGKEVTGKNKEATVTTDESISNVKPEEFDALFIPGGFSPDMLRTDERFVNFAKAFMDDKRPVFSICHGAQLLITARALKGRKATGFKSIQVDMENAGATVMDQEVVVCDNQLVTSRQPDDIPAFNREALKLLNS; encoded by the coding sequence ATGGGTAAAAAAATTGCAACTGTACTAACAAACATGTTTGAGGATGTTGAATATACAGAGCCGGCAAAAGCTTTTAAGGATGCCGGACATGAAGTGATTACAATCGGTTCCGAAAAGGGAAAAGAAGTGACAGGCAAAAATAAAGAAGCAACCGTCACGACTGATGAGTCAATTAGTAATGTAAAACCGGAAGAATTTGATGCATTGTTTATACCAGGTGGCTTTTCACCGGACATGCTTCGTACAGATGAACGGTTTGTCAACTTCGCCAAAGCGTTCATGGACGATAAAAGGCCGGTATTCTCCATCTGCCATGGTGCGCAATTGCTTATTACAGCCAGAGCGCTGAAAGGACGTAAGGCTACTGGTTTCAAGTCTATTCAAGTCGATATGGAAAATGCAGGCGCAACGGTAATGGATCAGGAAGTCGTCGTGTGTGATAATCAGCTGGTTACGAGCCGTCAGCCGGATGATATTCCTGCATTTAACAGGGAAGCATTGAAACTTCTGAACAGCTAA
- a CDS encoding deoxynucleoside kinase produces the protein MAEVPFIAIEGPIGIGKTSLAKKLSVHFDYHLLKEIVEENPFLGKFYDDIDEWSFQTEMFFLCNRFKQLEDIEKKYLEQNKAVIADYHISKNMIFAKRTLHADKFEKYEQIYHILTKDMPVPNMMIYLHASLDTILKRIRLRGRDIEQNIKPSYLAQLAQDYEDYMNEFEVLHPDIPVIRINGDETDFVKQQDDLNAIIKRVESQLDNHKTVVKR, from the coding sequence ATGGCAGAGGTTCCATTTATTGCAATAGAAGGGCCGATTGGCATTGGAAAGACATCACTTGCAAAAAAACTTTCTGTCCATTTTGATTATCACTTATTAAAAGAAATTGTCGAGGAAAATCCGTTTCTTGGGAAATTTTATGATGATATTGATGAGTGGAGCTTTCAGACGGAAATGTTCTTTTTATGCAATCGTTTCAAACAACTTGAAGATATCGAAAAAAAATACTTAGAACAAAACAAGGCGGTCATTGCCGATTATCATATATCGAAAAACATGATTTTTGCGAAACGTACATTGCATGCCGATAAATTTGAAAAATACGAGCAGATTTATCATATTTTAACGAAAGATATGCCTGTTCCGAATATGATGATTTATCTGCACGCCAGTCTGGATACGATTTTAAAACGAATTCGTCTGCGGGGAAGAGATATTGAACAGAATATTAAACCGTCCTATCTGGCACAGCTTGCACAGGATTATGAAGATTATATGAATGAGTTTGAAGTGCTTCACCCCGATATTCCAGTCATTCGGATTAATGGTGATGAGACGGATTTTGTGAAACAGCAGGATGATCTAAATGCGATTATCAAGCGGGTGGAAAGTCAACTGGATAACCATAAAACAGTAGTTAAACGATAA
- the acsA gene encoding acetate--CoA ligase: MDMQKIPARSGNHNLQNYEKMREAFSWEDVKKNFSWNETGKVNIAYEAIDRHAEDPNKKDKVALHYSSPDREEKLTFTDLKKSSNQFANVLKKYDIEKGDRVFLFMPRSPEFYATFFGTLKTGAIAGPLFEAFMEQAVRDRLQDSEAKMLITTPDLLGRVPQEDLPDLEKIVLVGENNESADKYIDYQKEMNDASTDFDIEWVDLEDGMVIHYTSGSTGKPKGVYHVHNAMIQHYATAEWVLDLNEDDVYWCTADPGWVTGTSYGIFAPWLHGVTNVVRGGRFSPDDWYGTIDKYNVTVWYTAPTALRKLTSAGEEAPKKHDLSSLRHIMSVGEPLNPEVITWGLKAFDLRIHDTWWMTETGAQLIVNLPSEEIRPGSMGKPIPGIEASIVDNEGNELPPNQMGNLAIKAPWPAMMRKIWKRPEKYESYFINGWYVSGDSAYKDEDGYFWFQGRLDDVINTSGERVGPFEVESKLIEHPAVAEAGVIGKPDPERGEIIKAFITLNDGYEDSPELLEEIRKFIKTGLSAHAAPRELEVKDTIPKTRSGKIMRRLLKSWELGLPTGDTSTLEE, encoded by the coding sequence ATGGACATGCAAAAAATACCAGCACGTAGCGGTAATCATAATCTGCAAAACTATGAAAAAATGAGAGAAGCGTTTTCATGGGAAGACGTTAAAAAGAACTTTAGCTGGAATGAGACCGGTAAAGTAAATATTGCTTATGAAGCGATCGACCGTCATGCAGAAGATCCAAATAAAAAAGATAAGGTGGCACTTCATTATTCTTCACCGGACCGCGAAGAAAAACTGACGTTTACTGATCTGAAGAAGAGCAGTAACCAGTTTGCCAATGTATTAAAAAAATATGATATCGAAAAGGGAGATCGCGTATTTCTTTTCATGCCAAGAAGTCCTGAGTTTTACGCAACATTTTTCGGGACTTTAAAAACAGGTGCGATTGCCGGTCCATTATTCGAAGCGTTTATGGAACAGGCAGTACGTGACCGTTTGCAGGACAGTGAGGCTAAAATGCTGATTACTACACCTGACCTATTGGGACGCGTTCCACAGGAGGACCTCCCTGATCTTGAAAAAATTGTTTTGGTCGGTGAAAACAATGAATCTGCCGATAAATACATTGATTACCAAAAAGAAATGAACGATGCCTCCACTGATTTTGATATTGAGTGGGTAGATCTTGAAGACGGAATGGTTATTCACTATACATCCGGTTCAACCGGGAAGCCTAAAGGCGTCTATCATGTGCATAATGCAATGATTCAGCATTATGCAACAGCTGAATGGGTGCTTGATCTAAATGAAGATGATGTATATTGGTGCACAGCTGACCCGGGCTGGGTTACGGGAACAAGTTATGGCATATTCGCCCCGTGGCTCCATGGTGTAACAAATGTTGTCCGAGGTGGACGGTTTAGTCCGGATGATTGGTACGGGACTATTGATAAATATAATGTTACTGTCTGGTATACTGCACCGACTGCATTGCGGAAATTGACAAGTGCCGGTGAAGAAGCTCCTAAAAAGCATGACCTTTCTTCATTGAGACATATCATGAGTGTCGGCGAGCCGCTGAATCCGGAAGTTATCACATGGGGGCTGAAAGCATTTGACCTGCGCATTCATGATACATGGTGGATGACTGAAACAGGTGCACAGCTCATTGTCAATCTGCCATCTGAAGAGATTCGCCCTGGTTCAATGGGTAAACCTATTCCAGGTATCGAAGCATCGATTGTTGATAATGAAGGGAATGAGCTTCCGCCAAATCAGATGGGTAATCTGGCAATCAAAGCTCCTTGGCCGGCAATGATGCGTAAAATCTGGAAGCGTCCGGAGAAATATGAAAGTTATTTTATAAATGGCTGGTATGTATCCGGTGATAGTGCGTATAAAGATGAAGACGGCTATTTCTGGTTCCAGGGCCGTCTGGATGATGTAATTAACACATCCGGTGAGCGTGTCGGACCATTTGAAGTGGAAAGTAAGCTAATCGAACACCCTGCTGTTGCGGAGGCTGGTGTTATCGGTAAACCGGATCCGGAGCGCGGTGAAATCATCAAGGCATTCATCACATTGAATGATGGCTATGAAGATTCACCGGAGCTGCTTGAAGAAATCCGTAAATTTATTAAAACTGGTTTAAGTGCTCATGCAGCACCTCGTGAACTGGAAGTGAAGGATACGATCCCGAAAACGCGAAGTGGTAAAATTATGCGTCGCCTCTTGAAATCATGGGAGCTTGGGCTGCCAACAGGTGATACGTCGACATTAGAAGAATAA